The proteins below come from a single Drosophila busckii strain San Diego stock center, stock number 13000-0081.31 chromosome X, ASM1175060v1, whole genome shotgun sequence genomic window:
- the LOC117134908 gene encoding proteasome subunit beta type-1-like, which translates to MSSSSDSEISRRAGTDDDFDETDIDSDDSVSNIDMNFNPYEYNGGTVTGIAGEDFVVIACDTRFSNEETVLLTEHSKLFQLLPMAVLGSTGCWADVLGFMGLVKERIQLYEQKHNKPMTTEALANMMMIAMYAKRFYPYLVLNILAGLDANGKGMLYTYDPVGFFETVPYTAAGVAGQMLMPILDNQVAFENTNIPPEQQPELTIKRAVSITKDAFRTASERDIFTGDWVQILIITKQGIEEDSMELRHD; encoded by the coding sequence ATGAGTAGCAGCAGTGACAGTGAAATTAGTAGAAGGGCCGGCACTGATGATGATTTCGATGAGACTGATATTGATAGTGATGATAGCGTATCGAACATCGATATGAACTTCAATCCATACGAGTACAATGGCGGCACAGTAACGGGAATTGCTGGCGAGGACTTTGTGGTCATTGCCTGCGATACGCGCTTCAGCAACGAGGAGACTGTGCTGCTGACCGAACACAGCAAATTGTTCCAGCTGCTGCCCATGGCTGTGTTGGGCTCCACGGGCTGCTGGGCCGATGTGTTGGGCTTCATGGGGTTGGTCAAGGAGCGCATCCAGCTGTATGAGCAAAAGCATAATAAGCCAATGACGACGGAAGCGCTGGCGAACATGATGATGATTGCCATGTACGCCAAGCGTTTCTATCCCTACTTGGTGCTGAACATCCTGGCCGGCTTGGATGCGAATGGCAAGGGCATGCTCTATACCTACGATCCGGTGGGTTTTTTCGAGACGGTGCCGTACACTGCCGCCGGCGTGGCCGGCCAGATGCTTATGCCCATACTGGACAATCAGGTGGCATTCGAGAATACCAACATACCGCCGGAGCAGCAGCCGGAGCTGACCATTAAGCGAGCCGTAAGCATAACCAAAGATGCGTTCCGCACAGCCAGCGAGCGTGACATTTTCACCGGCGACTGGGTGCAGATTTTGATTATAACCAAGCAAGGAATTGAAGAAGATTCCATGGAGTTGCGTCACGATTAa